A single Bos mutus isolate GX-2022 chromosome 16, NWIPB_WYAK_1.1, whole genome shotgun sequence DNA region contains:
- the TEDDM1 gene encoding transmembrane epididymal protein 1: MGTFIGHVYPGLFLLAYGLYRAVVVSKAVIFSDSFPDPSLPPKNKGRWARLWKMSHRGLLKMLAGFGLMAYEISCVERGLTLMNRDLPPRFMYAKQWQHLTMFILLTLNGCIDIMSKNLLPQRCVPLEKGILVLTFYVLLLLLVSHVQDSVGVEMHVHSLLILVVLLLMLVFTAKLWAPDTFQLAVIETFLFQMMGSWLVQAGFILYKPVSGYPWEDDNISDIMFVTTFFCWHVMINALCLLGIYGMSSFWHRCYHPSWKLTGSREAPGYIYSRRPLYQLLQEVEHSEKDDQALLSKSSP, translated from the coding sequence ATGGGAACCTTTATCGGTCACGTGTATCCAGGGTTGTTCCTACTCGCATATGGACTGTATCGAGCGGTAGTGGTCTCCAAAGCTGTGATATTCAGCGACTCTTTCCCGGATCCTTCTTTGCCTCCCAAGAATAAGGGGAGATGGGCCAGGCTGTGGAAAATGTCCCACAGAGGTTTGCTGAAGATGCTGGCCGGCTTTGGCTTGATGGCGTATGAGATCAGCTGTGTTGAGAGAGGATTGACGCTGATGAACAGGGACCTGCCACCAAGATTCATGTATGCCAAACAGTGGCAGCACCTCACCATGTTCATCCTCCTCACCCTCAACGGCTGTATAGACATCATGAGCAAAAACTTGCTGCCCCAACGCTGTGTGCCCCTAGAGAAAGGGATCTTGGTGCTGACCTTTTATGTGCTCCTGCTGCTGTTGGTGTCGCATGTCCAGGACTCCGTGGGGGTGGAGATGCATGTTCACTCTCTGCTCATCTTGGTGGTGTTGCTGCTGATGCTGGTGTTCACCGCCAAGCTGTGGGCTCCAGACACGTTTCAACTCGCTGTGATCGAGACCTTTCTGTTTCAGATGATGGGTTCCTGGCTGGTACAGGCGGGCTTCATTCTGTACAAACCAGTCTCTGGCTACCCGTGGGAGGATGATAACATTAGTGACATCATGTTTGTTACCACCTTCTTCTGCTGGCATGTGATGATCAATGCTTTGTGCCTGCTGGGAATCTATGGAATGTCTTCCTTTTGGCATCGTTGCTACCATCCTAGCTGGAAGCTGACGGGGTCCAGAGAAGCTCCAGGTTACATATACTCCAGGAGACCCCTCTACCAATTGCTACAGGAAGTGGAGCACTCAGAGAAAGATGACCAGGCTCTGCTTTCAAAGAGTTCACCCTGA